The following proteins are encoded in a genomic region of Mycolicibacterium confluentis:
- the qcrB gene encoding cytochrome bc1 complex cytochrome b subunit, translating to MSSAIGERLAKQGDAMDSRYHPSAAVRRQLNKVFPTHWSFLLGEIALYSFIVLLITGVYLTLFFDPSMAEVTYQGVYQPLRGIEMSRAYASALDISFEVRGGLFVRQIHHWAALLFAASIMVHLARIFFTGAFRRPREANWVIGSLLLILAMFEGYFGYSLPDDLLSGIGLRAAMSSISLGMPVIGTWLHWALFGGDFPCGGVGNDCSIGIFIPRMYALHILIIPGIILALIGAHMALVWFQKHTQFPGPGRTETNVVGVRVMPVFAVKSGAFFAMVTGILGLMGGLLQINPIWDLGPYRPSQVSAGSQPDFYMMWTEGLARIFPPWELYPFGHTIPASTWVALLMGLVFGLLIAWPFLEKKFTGDYAHHNLLQRPRDAPVRTAIGAMAIALYMVLTLSAMNDVIALKFHISLNATTWIGRIGMVVVPPLVYFIAYRWAIALQRSDRDVLEHGIETGIIKRLPHGAYIELHQPIGPVDDHGHPIPLEYQGAALPKKMNKLGSGGAPGSGSFLFADPVSEDRALTDAAHAAEHKALTALKEYQDNEHGTGNGHGNGHGH from the coding sequence ATGAGTTCGGCAATCGGTGAGCGGCTGGCCAAGCAGGGTGACGCGATGGACTCGCGGTATCACCCGTCCGCGGCGGTCCGGCGACAGCTCAACAAGGTCTTCCCCACCCACTGGTCCTTCCTGCTGGGTGAGATCGCCCTCTACAGCTTCATCGTCCTGTTGATCACCGGCGTCTACCTGACGCTGTTCTTCGACCCGTCGATGGCTGAGGTCACCTACCAGGGCGTGTACCAGCCCCTGCGCGGCATCGAGATGTCGCGGGCCTACGCCTCGGCCCTGGACATCAGCTTCGAAGTCCGCGGCGGTCTGTTCGTCCGGCAGATCCACCACTGGGCGGCCCTGCTGTTCGCGGCGTCGATCATGGTGCACCTCGCGCGCATCTTCTTCACCGGCGCATTCCGCCGACCGCGTGAGGCCAACTGGGTCATCGGCTCGCTGCTGCTGATCCTGGCGATGTTCGAGGGTTACTTCGGCTACTCGCTGCCCGACGACCTGCTGTCCGGCATCGGCCTGCGCGCCGCGATGAGCTCGATCAGCCTGGGCATGCCGGTCATCGGCACCTGGTTGCACTGGGCACTGTTCGGCGGCGACTTCCCCTGTGGCGGCGTCGGCAACGACTGCTCGATCGGCATCTTCATCCCGCGTATGTACGCGCTGCACATCCTGATCATCCCGGGCATCATCCTGGCGCTGATCGGTGCGCACATGGCGCTGGTGTGGTTCCAGAAGCACACGCAGTTCCCCGGCCCCGGCCGCACGGAGACCAACGTCGTCGGCGTGCGTGTCATGCCGGTGTTCGCCGTCAAGTCCGGCGCGTTCTTCGCGATGGTCACCGGCATCCTCGGCCTCATGGGCGGTCTGCTCCAGATCAACCCGATCTGGGACCTGGGCCCCTACCGGCCCTCGCAGGTGTCCGCGGGTTCGCAGCCTGACTTCTACATGATGTGGACGGAAGGCCTGGCGCGTATCTTCCCGCCGTGGGAGCTCTACCCGTTCGGCCACACCATCCCCGCCTCGACGTGGGTGGCGCTGCTCATGGGTCTGGTGTTCGGCCTGCTGATCGCGTGGCCGTTCCTGGAGAAGAAGTTCACTGGCGACTACGCCCACCACAACCTGCTGCAGCGTCCGCGTGATGCACCGGTCCGCACGGCGATCGGCGCCATGGCCATCGCGCTCTACATGGTGTTGACCCTCTCCGCGATGAACGACGTCATCGCGCTGAAGTTCCACATCTCGCTGAACGCGACCACGTGGATCGGCCGCATCGGCATGGTGGTCGTCCCGCCGCTGGTGTACTTCATCGCCTACCGCTGGGCCATCGCGCTGCAGCGCAGCGACCGCGATGTGCTTGAGCACGGCATCGAGACGGGCATCATCAAGCGGCTGCCGCACGGTGCCTACATCGAGCTGCATCAGCCGATCGGCCCGGTCGATGACCATGGTCATCCGATTCCGCTCGAGTACCAGGGCGCGGCACTGCCGAAGAAGATGAACAAGCTCGGCTCCGGTGGTGCACCGGGTTCCGGCAGCTTCCTGTTCGCCGATCCTGTCTCCGAGGACCGGGCGCTGACCGACGCCGCACACGCGGCCGAGCACAAGGCGCTCACGGCCCTGAAGGAATACCAGGACAACGAGCACGGCACGGGCAACGGGCACGGAAACGGGCACGGGCACTAG